A region of Cloacibacillus sp. DNA encodes the following proteins:
- a CDS encoding LysR family transcriptional regulator, with product MTLNHLRVFAAVAASGQMSAAARELHLSQPAVSQIIAELEQHYSVRLFERLAKKIYITEEGKKFLEEARRVLLSFEELEYAMLPEKRRHRLRVGSSVTVGMCVMPEVLKNFAAGMPETEIYSFVNNTETIESMLLSSELDVAVVEGRVKSPDLVTERLMDDFTVLFCAAAHPFAKQKTVTLDEACAEYFVMREHGSGTRAIFEDFVMAHGGKLKIKWEVACFDATLRAVTEEGCLGVASIRLLAPHLKSGRVRAICGPHSDWERVFSLAYHKNKYLTDSLKAFIAAARAFDDGPLPDKEQMGRLVL from the coding sequence ATGACGCTCAACCATTTAAGGGTATTTGCAGCAGTCGCCGCAAGCGGACAGATGAGCGCCGCCGCGCGCGAGCTGCATCTTTCACAGCCGGCGGTGAGCCAGATAATCGCGGAGCTTGAACAGCATTATTCAGTGAGGCTGTTTGAACGGCTGGCAAAAAAAATATACATAACGGAAGAGGGCAAAAAATTTTTGGAGGAGGCGCGCCGTGTGCTTCTCTCTTTTGAGGAGCTTGAATACGCGATGCTGCCTGAAAAACGCAGGCACAGGCTGCGCGTCGGCTCTTCCGTCACGGTAGGCATGTGCGTGATGCCCGAAGTCTTAAAGAATTTCGCGGCTGGGATGCCCGAGACGGAGATATACAGCTTCGTCAACAACACGGAGACTATCGAGTCGATGCTTCTTTCGTCAGAACTGGACGTAGCGGTGGTCGAGGGACGCGTCAAAAGCCCCGACCTCGTTACGGAGAGGCTGATGGACGATTTTACCGTGCTCTTCTGCGCGGCGGCTCACCCCTTCGCAAAGCAGAAGACGGTGACGCTGGATGAGGCCTGCGCGGAATATTTCGTCATGCGCGAGCACGGCAGCGGCACGCGCGCCATTTTTGAAGATTTCGTAATGGCGCACGGAGGCAAGCTGAAGATAAAATGGGAGGTGGCCTGTTTTGACGCGACGCTCCGCGCCGTGACAGAGGAAGGCTGTCTTGGCGTGGCCTCTATACGGCTGCTCGCCCCGCACTTAAAAAGCGGCAGAGTGCGCGCCATCTGCGGCCCGCACAGCGACTGGGAGAGGGTGTTCTCGCTCGCCTATCACAAGAACAAATATCTTACAGACTCACTCAAAGCCTTCATTGCGGCGGCAAGAGCCTTCGACGACGGCCCTCTACCGGATAAAGAACAAATGGGGCGTCTGGTGCTATAG
- a CDS encoding GNAT family N-acetyltransferase produces the protein MLIIEEKKDKTRFLPILIIGDEQLSMIEKYINTASLFVLYDDEPRAAAAVCDNGHGVYEIKNIAVKPEYQRRGYGSALIDFICRCYALEMQKLILGTGAGTSVVDFYKKLGFSEYGLIKNYFSDNYDLPIIEDGILLRDMVLMERTAKSL, from the coding sequence ATGCTGATAATAGAAGAAAAGAAGGATAAGACGCGCTTTCTGCCGATTCTTATAATTGGCGATGAACAGCTCAGCATGATAGAAAAATATATCAACACAGCGTCGCTTTTTGTACTCTATGACGACGAACCGCGCGCCGCAGCCGCAGTATGCGACAACGGCCACGGCGTTTACGAGATAAAAAATATCGCCGTCAAGCCTGAATATCAGAGACGGGGATATGGGAGCGCGCTTATAGATTTCATCTGCCGTTGTTATGCGCTGGAGATGCAAAAACTCATATTAGGCACAGGAGCTGGCACCTCCGTAGTAGATTTTTACAAAAAGCTTGGGTTCTCAGAATACGGGCTTATCAAAAATTATTTTTCTGACAACTACGATCTTCCAATCATAGAAGACGGCATACTCCTTCGCGACATGGTGTTAATGGAGCGGACGGCAAAAAGTCTATAG
- a CDS encoding L-threonylcarbamoyladenylate synthase, whose amino-acid sequence MSDIESRVKKKINTLTGEQREIIERGSNIIKSGGLVAIPTETVYGLGANALDAAAASRIYETKGRPSDNPLILHVSSIEMTERLVEITPGARRLMETFWPGPLSIVLTAKEIIPLRTRGGLATAAVRMPDNAFALALIEAAGLPIAAPSANISGRPSPTDAATVWQEIGGKIPLIIDGGETKFGVESTVLDMTGENPVLLRPGGLAKEEIEAALGRPVLLPQDQKMIKRSPGTRYRHYAPSIPLRLCAPEEAPQNAQNWAWIGTAVPNGTPAVKIIFKDDAEYAKELFRALRSIEKSGAEIIYAQRPDEKGIGLALKDRLARAAGA is encoded by the coding sequence ATGAGTGATATCGAAAGCCGCGTAAAGAAAAAAATCAATACGCTCACCGGCGAACAGCGCGAAATAATAGAGCGCGGTTCTAATATCATAAAATCAGGCGGACTTGTAGCCATCCCGACAGAGACAGTCTACGGCCTTGGCGCAAACGCGCTTGACGCCGCGGCCGCCTCACGCATATACGAGACGAAGGGACGGCCCTCGGACAATCCGCTCATACTCCATGTTTCAAGCATCGAAATGACGGAGCGCCTGGTTGAGATAACGCCGGGCGCGCGCAGGCTCATGGAAACATTCTGGCCCGGCCCGCTTTCGATCGTTTTGACCGCAAAAGAGATAATACCGCTTCGCACTAGAGGCGGCCTTGCTACAGCCGCCGTGCGTATGCCGGACAACGCCTTCGCTTTGGCCCTCATAGAGGCGGCGGGGCTTCCGATAGCGGCGCCCTCCGCCAACATAAGCGGACGTCCCAGCCCGACGGACGCCGCCACAGTGTGGCAGGAGATAGGCGGTAAAATCCCGCTCATAATAGACGGCGGCGAAACGAAATTCGGCGTAGAGTCCACAGTGCTGGACATGACGGGAGAAAACCCAGTGCTGCTTCGCCCCGGCGGCCTTGCGAAAGAGGAGATAGAGGCGGCGCTCGGACGGCCGGTGCTGCTCCCGCAGGATCAGAAAATGATAAAACGTTCCCCAGGCACAAGATACCGCCACTACGCGCCATCCATCCCGCTGCGCCTTTGTGCGCCGGAGGAGGCGCCGCAAAACGCGCAAAATTGGGCGTGGATAGGGACTGCCGTCCCCAACGGCACGCCCGCGGTAAAAATAATATTCAAAGACGACGCGGAGTACGCAAAAGAATTATTCCGCGCGCTGCGCTCCATTGAAAAAAGCGGAGCGGAGATCATCTACGCGCAGAGGCCCGACGAAAAAGGCATAGGCCTTGCGCTCAAAGACAGGCTGGCAAGAGCCGCCGGAGCCTGA